The stretch of DNA TGACCAAGATCGAGGCGGGCTTTCGCTATGTCGACCGCAACGCGCATTACGAGGATGGCGACCGCTATGCCTATGTCGAGGGACAGCGGCTGCCGCTGAGTGCGGTTCCGGTCGAATACGGCATCGGGCCAAGTGGTTTTCCCGACGATGCAGGCAACGGTATCGGCCGATATTACTCGCCGACCTATGGCGGCATCCGCGACAATATCGAAAAGCTGCGGGCCTTTGTCGGCTTCCCAAGCGGCGTGCCGCCGATCAATCCGGCGGCGACGTACACGTCGAACGAGCGGTCCTATGCCGGCTATGGCCAGGTCAAATACGCGTTCGGGACGGGAATCCGCGTCGATGGTTCGATCGGCGTGCGTGTCGTCGGCACCACGCTTGGCCTTGTTGCGACTTCGGTCAGCGGGGCCACGACGACGCCGATCGACACGACAACCAAATATACCGACTGGCTGCCGAACGCGAGCGCGCGGATCCGCTTCACCGATCAGCTCCAGCTGCGTCTGTCGGCGACCAAGACGCGCTCGCGTCCGGGCTTCGGGCAGTACAATCCGGCGGTGAATTCGGGGTCGGTCCCGGGATGCGAATTCGATCCGGTTACAAACGTGCTGCTGCCGGCCAGTCAGAACCCGATTGCCTCAAGCTGTGTCCGCAACGGCAGCACTGGCAACGCTAATCTGACGCCGCTCAAGTCTAAGAACTATGACGCCAGCCTGGAATATTATTTCTCGAAGACGGGCACGGTGGCGCTCGCCGGGTTCCGGCGCGACCTGAACGGGTTTATCTCCAACTACCAGGTCGCTGGCCTCGACGAGAATGGCTACACACTGAATGTCTCGCAGCCGTTCAACAGCGGCAAGGGCCGCGTTCAGGGTGTCGAGGCGGTGTTCACGACCTTCCTCGATTTCGATGGCCTGCCCGATTGGGCGCGCGCATTCGGGATCGATACCAACATCACGTACCTCGATGCGAAGACCGGCGTGCCGACCAGTCTGGGCGGAACCATCGCGCAGACCGAGATCCTGGGCGTATCCAAATGGACCTACAACATCGCGGGGATATTCGAAAAGGCGGGCTTCTCGACCCGGCTGTCGTGGAACCACCGCAGCAGCTATCTCGGCACGCTACAATTCCGCGACGCCAACGCATATAGTGAGACGGTACGGGGCATCGGCCGCCTTGACCTCTCCGCGAGCTACGACGTGATCAAGAACTTAACGCTGACGGCCGACTGGACGAACATCCTGGCCAAGCCGTTCCGCTCCGATCTGACTTACGCCTATGGCGACGGAACCAGCGCGACCCTGCCGCGCATCATCAGATACGAAGAATCGGTCTGGTCGGCTGGCCTCCGCTTCCGCTTCTGACCTTTTCCTACGGATGAGTGCTCCGCCTATGATCAAGATCGCGCAGATCGAGACCTTTATCCTGCCACCCCGTTGGTTGTTCGTCCGCGTCGAGACCGACGACGGTGCGGTAGGTTGGGGTGAAGCAAGCTTGGAAGGGCATGCCGAGGCGGTCGAAGGGGCGTTCGCGTCGCTCCGCGACCGCTTCATCGGGCATGACCCCGCGCGGATCGAGGATATCTGGCAGGTCGCCTATCGGCTTGGTTTTTACCGTGGGGGCCCGGTGCTGATGTCCGCATTGTCTGGTCTCGACCAGGCGCTGTGGGATTTGAAGGGGCGGCTACTTGGCGTGCCCGTGTGGCAGCTGCTCGGCGGCAATGTACGCGACCGCGTCCCAGTCTATGCTTGGATTGGAGGCGACCGGCCGGACGAGGTTGCCGAGGCTGCAGCCGAACGGCTGAAGCAGGGCTTCAAGGCGGTCAAGATGAACGCCACCGCCGATCTCGGCTGGCTCGACAGCCCCAAGGCTTTAGATGAGACGGTCGAGCGTGTTGCGGCGGTGCAGGCACAGGGGCTCGACGTGGGCCTCGACTTCCACGGCCGCGTCCACCGGCCGATGGCGAAGCAGCTCGCCGCCGCAGTGACGCCGCTTCGCCCGCTGTTCATCGAGGAGCCCTTGCTGTCGGAACATCTCGAAGGAATCGTCGATTTCGCGCAGCACACCAGCGTCCCGATCGCGCTCGGCGAGCGGCTCTACAGTCGCTGGGATTTCAAGCGCGTGTTCGAGGCGAATTGCGTCGACATCATCCAGCCCGACCTGAGCCACGCCGGCGGCATCTCTGAATGCCGCCGGATCGCGGCGATGGCAGAGGCGTACGACGTCGCGGTCGCGCCGCATTGCCCGCTTGGTCCGCTCGCGCTTGCGGCCTGCATGCAGATCGCCGCGGCGACGCCCAATTTCGTGATCCAGGAGATGTCGCTCGGCATCCACTACAATGTCGGCGGGCACGATCTGCTGAGCTACATGACCGATCCGTCGGTATTCGATGTGGTGGACGGGATGGTCGATGTCCTGAGTGGCCCTGGCCTTGGCGTCACGATCGACGAAGCGAAGGTGCGCGACGCCGCGAGCCGCCCGATCGTGGGCTGGCGCAACCCGGCGTGGCGTGGGCCCGACGGCGCAGTCCGCGAGTGGTGATCCGGAACGTCGCGATCATCGGCGCGGGCAAGATCGCCCGTGACCAGCACGTCCCCGCTCTCCGCGCCAGCGAGGCCTTCTCGCTGGTCGCTACGGTCGATACCGGGGGGGGGATCGACGGTGTGCCAAACCATCGCGATCTTGCCGCATTGCTGGCAAGCGGCATTCGCGTCGATGCCGTCGCGATCTGTACACCGCCGCAGGTCCGCGGCGCGATCGCGCGGCAGGCCATTGCGGCGGGGCTTCACGTCCTACTGGAGAAGCCTCCTGCTGTGACGTTGACCGAATTGACCGTGCTGACCGATCTGGCACGCGGCGCTGGCGTGACGCTGTTCGCGGCCTGGCATTCGCGTTTCGCGCCGATGGTCGAGGGGGCACGCGACTGGCTCCACGGAAAGACCGTCACAGGCGGGCAGGTGACATGGCGTGAAAGCGTTCGGCGCTGGGATCCGGGGCATTCCTGGCTGTGGGCGCCTGGTGGTCTCGGCGTGTTCGATCCGGGGATAACGCGCTCTCGATCCTGACCGCGATCTGGCCCTCGCCGCTGAGCGTTGCGAGCGCGCGGTTGAAGGTTCCTGAAAACGCGCACACGCCGATCGCCGCACGGCTGACGCTTGCCAGCGGCGGCGCAACCATCTCGGTCGACTTCGACTTCCGCGAAGAGGGTGAACAGATCTGGACGATCGCCGTGGAAACCGCGGGCGGTCTTAGCCTGCGGCTGTCGAACGGCGCCGCCGCGTTGTCGATCGATGGCGGCCCTGCGTGTTGGACATCGGCGAAGGACTATCCCGCACTTTACGCGCACTTCGCCAAGTCCATAACCGCCGGGGCGATCGATGCCGATCCGGCGCCGCTTTGCCTCGTCGCCGACGCGCTGCTGGTGACGCATACCGAACGCGTCGAGGCGTTCGTCGAATAAGACTCACTCGCTTGCGCGACCGAGCGGGTCTGGCGTCACCTCACCACCAGGTCGCGTAGAGCGCGATAAGGATCAATACGACCGCGCCAGCGCCCATGTTGAAGCTTGCCTGCGTGGTGTAATCGACGTCGGCGGTGGTGATCGTGTCGGCACCGCGCCGTTGTGGGACGAGCAGCGATACTATGACCGCGAGAACAAGCGCGGCAAGGAAGACGGCGCCCATCCGGTCCATGAACGGCAGCGTACCCCAGACTTCCTTCAATACCCATGACAGCACGACGGACGACACCGCTGCGGTGATCGCGCCAGCTTCGTTGGCGCGTTTCCAAAACAGGCCAAGCAGGAAGATGACGGTAATGCCGGGCGTGAAAAAGCCGGTGAATTCCTGAATGAACTGGAACGCCTGTTCGGACGCCCCGACCAACGGACGCGCGGTCGACACCGCAATGACGATCGCGACGACGGCAGCGATCCGCCCGGCCTTTACCAGATGACGTTCGTTCGCATCATGTGCGCCCGTGCCGTGCTCGGCGTCGGTACGTACACCGCGATATTTGGCATAGATGTCGAGCGTGAAGATGGTCGCGATCGAATTGATTTTGGAGGCGGTCGACGCGATGATCGCGGCGATCAACGCGGCGAAAACAAGACCCAAAAGTCCGGTCGGCAGCAGGGCCATCATGGTCGGATAGGCCTCGTCGGGCTTGGCCAGGTTGGGCGCGAGCAACAATGCGGCGATCCCCGGCAGCACGATTATCAACGGCATCAGCAGCTTCAGGAACGCAGCGAAGATGATCCCCTTCTGCGCCTCGCCAAGGCTCTTGGCGGCGAGGGCGCGTTGGATGATGTATTGGTTGAAGCCCCAATAACTCAGATTCGCGATCCACATGCCGCCGATCAGCACCGACAGCCCGGGCAGGTCGGCGTAGTGCGGATTGCCCTTCTTCAGGATCATGTGGAAATGGTCGGGGATGCTGGTCGTGAGCTTGCTCCAGCCGGCCAGGACGCCTGCGCCTTCACCGAGCTTGCCGAGCGTCAGCCAGGCGATGATCAAGCCGCCGAGCACCAATAGCGTCACCTGGACGATGTCGGTCAGCGCCACCGCCTTCAGTCCACCGCGGATCTGGTAGAGAAGCGCGAACGCACCGAGGCCGACGAGCGCAATGTTCTGGTCGACGCCCGCCACCTTCGTCACGGCGATCGAGCCTAGCCAGATGATCGAGGTAAGGTTCACGAACACGTAGAGCGCGAGCCAGAACACCGCCATCAGCGTGCGAATACGGGTGCCGTAGCGCCGTTCCAGGAACTGCGGCATCGTGTAGATCTCGTTGCGCAGGAAGATCGGGAGGAAGAATTTCCCGACGATCAACAGCGTCAGCGCCGCCATCCACTCGTACGACGCGATTGCGAGGCCGATCGCATAGCCCGACCCCGACATGCCGACGATCTGTTCGGCGGAAATGTTAGCCGCGATCAGCGACGCGCCGATCGCCCACCAGGGCAGATCCTTCGATGCGAGAAAATAGTCGGTGGTGTTCTTGGGACCGGCGCCCTTCTTGTCGCGGCTCACCCATTGCGCGAGGCCGAAGATGAAGATCGCGTAGACGACGATCACGGCAATATCGATGGGGTTTAACGGCAACGGACAGGCTCCTCTTGGCGCCCCACCGTTCGGATGCCGCCGAACGATCGGAAGCTCGCGAATTCGTGTAAGCAGCGCACGGTATTAATGATCAGGCGATTGCCTCTTCATTACTGCAAATTATATGATTATTGAGACGTGTCGAGCCGGAAAGCGCGCATGAGCGGGAGTGGTGTTCTGGAAAGTCGTTTGATCTGGTCGTTGGAGGCCATGCGGGGCGAGGGGCCGGTGTGGGGCGACGGAGATGCAGCATTGTGGTTCGTCGATATCAAGCGGGGACGGTTGCATCGCTACGATCCCGCGACCGACGTGCGGCGCTCGATCGACATCGGCGGGCAGGCGAGCTTCATCGCCGCGACCGATGCGGGCGCGCTGCTGATTGGCAGCGGATCGCGCTGATCGGCGATACGGCGCTCACCGAACGGTACGTCCTGGCGCTGGCCGGTATCGATCTGCGCCCCGAAACTCATGACGGCGAGGCGTGCGAGCTCGCCGGGCCTCGCACTATTGGAGATTTCATGACCATCGACGACCTGCTCGCATCCGGTACGCCGCCGATCGTCGCCATCCTGCGCGGTATCACGCCCAAGGAGGTGCTGGCGGTCGGCCAGGCGCTGGTCGATAGTGGCATTCGCTTGATCGAAGTGCCGTTCAACTCGCCGGATCCGGTGACCAGCATCACGATGCTGCAGACCGCATTCGGCGACTTGGCCGCGATCGGTGGCGGCACTGTCCTGGATATCGCCGCGGTCGAGGCGTTGGCCGCGACCGGCAGCACCATCATGGTCACGCCGAACACCGACCCGAAGGTCATTGCGCGAGGCGTCGAACTGGGACTCGAGCCGATGCCCGGGTTCGTGACCCCGAGCGAGGCGTTCCAAGCAATTGCCGCGGGCGCCCGACGGATCAAGCTGTTCCCCGCGGTGGCGCTCGGCCCGAATTATCTGAAGGTGGTGCGTGACGTACTGCCGCGCGACGTACGAGTCTGGGGGGGGGGGGCGGCACGGGGGCGGACAATTTCGCGGAATGGCTGGCGGCGGGGGCCGAAGGGATCGGCGTCGGCGGCGCGCTCTATAAGCCCGGCGATGCGGCAGCCCTGGTTGCCGAGCGCGCTCGCGCTCTGGTCGCGGCGTGGCAGTCGGCTCGCCCCGCTTAACGAAACGTGGCCTTGTCGTCGGGGCGAAATTGAGCGAGCAAACGATATGAACGATACCGAGCCAAGCCAAGTCCGCACATCGCTGGGCCGCAATCTGACCCATGGCATGCTCGACGCACTTGGCCGCGCGATCGTCACCGGCCATTATGATGGCCGGCGGTTTCCGACGGAGGCGGATCTCACCACGCAGCACGGCGTCAGTCGTTCCGTAACCCGGGAGGCGGTGAAGATGCTGACCGCCAAGGGGCTGTTGTCGGCAAGGCCGCGGCAGGGAACGATCGTCCAGCCGACATCTGCATGGAATCTGTTCGACACCGACGTGCTGCGCTGGCTGCTCGAGCGCAAGTTCACGCTGCCGCTGCTGCGCAGCTTCAACGAACTCCGCTTGGCGATCGAGCCGATGGCGGCGCAACTTGCCGCCGCGCACGCCACGCCGGCCGGCAAGGCGACGATTGCGGCGGGCTACGCACGGATGGAAGAAGCCGAGCGCGGCGACGAGGATGCGCTGGAGGCGGATATCGCGTTCCACGTCGCAATTCTGCGTGCGGGCGACAACATGTTCTTTGCCCAGTTCGAGGAACTCGTCTCGACTGCGCTGCGTACCTCGATCCGCTTCACCAACCGCTTCAAGGGACGCAGCGCGAGCCTGCCAGCGCACAAGGCGGTCCTGGAAGCGATCGAAGCCGGCGACGAGCATCTGGCGGGCGCCGCAGTGCGACAGATCATCGAGGACGTCATGGTCCTGATACGACAGGCCGAAAGTGCAGGAGCGGCAGCCGACCGGGCCAACGCCCTTGATATCTAATCGGGCAAACGCGCCGTTGGCCGGGGGCGACAGACCGGCGCCAATATCCCGCGATGGCGGGTGGTGGTCACCGCCATCAATCGCCCCGCCGACCCTTCGACCTATCGGGTACACCTTCCATCAACTTGGCAACTTGTACCTTTACGGCCGACGTTGCCCGCGAGTCGGCGACCTGCTTCGCCAAAGCTGCCACCCGTGAGTCGGATTGCGCCACCAGCGTCGGTAACTGCTACGGGTGATAATCGATCAGGCTAGGAGAGCGAGACCAGCCAGGAAAGCAATCGACGGGTTCTCGAAACCTCTCCATTCCTAAGAAATCAGCCGACTGGGTTTGAGATCCGCCTCCCGACCCGCCTTTGCCATCGACATGAACGAATGGCGGAAACCGGGGAGCCGGAAAGCACTCCGGAACGCCCACTTGTGGGTCCTTGCTACTGCACCTCCGCTATGGATTGCCGCCCAGACCGTAAGCTTCAAGCGACCGAGCGCATCCCAACAGCGGCCGTTCACCCTTGGGCGGTTGGGCGGATAACGATGCTACCGACTTCAACTTCGGGTGGCTGATCGATCGCGTAGAGGATCCCGCGCGCGATTGCATCGGACGGGATGGCGATCACGCCAAGTTGTCCCTCGATCATTGCTTTTGTCGGCTGGTCGGTGATGCTGTCGCCGAAGTTTGTGGCGATCATCCCCGGAGACACTTCGGTCACGCGCAGGTGCGGTCCCGCCTCCTGTCGCAATATTTCCGTCACCGTGCGA from Sphingomonas sp. HMP9 encodes:
- a CDS encoding Gfo/Idh/MocA family protein, yielding MIRNVAIIGAGKIARDQHVPALRASEAFSLVATVDTGGGIDGVPNHRDLAALLASGIRVDAVAICTPPQVRGAIARQAIAAGLHVLLEKPPAVTLTELTVLTDLARGAGVTLFAAWHSRFAPMVEGARDWLHGKTVTGGQVTWRESVRRWDPGHSWLWAPGGLGVFDPGITRSRS
- a CDS encoding sodium/sugar symporter; translation: MPLNPIDIAVIVVYAIFIFGLAQWVSRDKKGAGPKNTTDYFLASKDLPWWAIGASLIAANISAEQIVGMSGSGYAIGLAIASYEWMAALTLLIVGKFFLPIFLRNEIYTMPQFLERRYGTRIRTLMAVFWLALYVFVNLTSIIWLGSIAVTKVAGVDQNIALVGLGAFALLYQIRGGLKAVALTDIVQVTLLVLGGLIIAWLTLGKLGEGAGVLAGWSKLTTSIPDHFHMILKKGNPHYADLPGLSVLIGGMWIANLSYWGFNQYIIQRALAAKSLGEAQKGIIFAAFLKLLMPLIIVLPGIAALLLAPNLAKPDEAYPTMMALLPTGLLGLVFAALIAAIIASTASKINSIATIFTLDIYAKYRGVRTDAEHGTGAHDANERHLVKAGRIAAVVAIVIAVSTARPLVGASEQAFQFIQEFTGFFTPGITVIFLLGLFWKRANEAGAITAAVSSVVLSWVLKEVWGTLPFMDRMGAVFLAALVLAVIVSLLVPQRRGADTITTADVDYTTQASFNMGAGAVVLILIALYATWW
- the dgoD gene encoding galactonate dehydratase, which encodes MIKIAQIETFILPPRWLFVRVETDDGAVGWGEASLEGHAEAVEGAFASLRDRFIGHDPARIEDIWQVAYRLGFYRGGPVLMSALSGLDQALWDLKGRLLGVPVWQLLGGNVRDRVPVYAWIGGDRPDEVAEAAAERLKQGFKAVKMNATADLGWLDSPKALDETVERVAAVQAQGLDVGLDFHGRVHRPMAKQLAAAVTPLRPLFIEEPLLSEHLEGIVDFAQHTSVPIALGERLYSRWDFKRVFEANCVDIIQPDLSHAGGISECRRIAAMAEAYDVAVAPHCPLGPLALAACMQIAAATPNFVIQEMSLGIHYNVGGHDLLSYMTDPSVFDVVDGMVDVLSGPGLGVTIDEAKVRDAASRPIVGWRNPAWRGPDGAVREW
- a CDS encoding FadR/GntR family transcriptional regulator; the encoded protein is MNDTEPSQVRTSLGRNLTHGMLDALGRAIVTGHYDGRRFPTEADLTTQHGVSRSVTREAVKMLTAKGLLSARPRQGTIVQPTSAWNLFDTDVLRWLLERKFTLPLLRSFNELRLAIEPMAAQLAAAHATPAGKATIAAGYARMEEAERGDEDALEADIAFHVAILRAGDNMFFAQFEELVSTALRTSIRFTNRFKGRSASLPAHKAVLEAIEAGDEHLAGAAVRQIIEDVMVLIRQAESAGAAADRANALDI
- a CDS encoding SMP-30/gluconolactonase/LRE family protein, which encodes MIWSLEAMRGEGPVWGDGDAALWFVDIKRGRLHRYDPATDVRRSIDIGGQASFIAATDAGALLIGSGSR